One window of Hippoglossus stenolepis isolate QCI-W04-F060 chromosome 1, HSTE1.2, whole genome shotgun sequence genomic DNA carries:
- the bola3 gene encoding bolA-like protein 3, with amino-acid sequence MLSCKRGLTGTMTSALRALLSTNRVVVLGPVRRHVSSQAETDGEVRIANVLKEKFPSASSLRVVDISGGCGAMYEIHIESSEFKGKRTVQQHQLVNQALKEEIQGMHGLRIFTDVPKH; translated from the exons ATGTTGTCGTGCAAACGGGGCCTGACCGGCACCATGACCTCCGCTCTGCGGGCTCTGCTGTCGACTAACCGG GTTGTTGTGCTCGGCCCCGTGCGGAGACATGTGTCCTCACAGGcggagacagacggagaggtCCGCATCGCCAACGTCCTGAAGGAGAAGTTTCCCTCAGCGTCGTCCCTCAGAGTCGTGGATATTTCag GTGGTTGTGGGGCCATGTATGAGATCCATATAGAGTCCAGTGAATTCAAGGGGAAAAGGACGGTGCAGCAACACCAGTTAGTCAATCAG GCACTAAAGGAAGAGATTCAAGGAATGCATGGACTGCGAATATTCACTGATGTCCCAAAACATTAG